In Triticum urartu cultivar G1812 chromosome 6, Tu2.1, whole genome shotgun sequence, the following proteins share a genomic window:
- the LOC125513746 gene encoding histone H2B.2-like, producing the protein MAPKAAEKKPAAATAEKTTAGKKPKAEKRAPASKEAGGEGKTRGRKKGSKAKKGVETYKIYIFKVLKQVHPDIGISSKAMSIMNSFINDIFEKLAGESAKLARYNKKPTITSREIQTSVRLVLPGELAKHAVSEGTKAVTKFTSS; encoded by the coding sequence ATGGCACCCAAGGCAGCGGAGAAGAAGCCGGCGGCGGCCACGGCCGAGAAGACCACCGCGGGGAAGAAGCCCAAGGCGGAGAAGCGGGCGCCGGCGTCCAAGGAGGCCGGCGGCGAGGGGAAGACGAGGGGCAGGAAGAAGGGCAGCAAGGCCAAGAAGGGTGTGGAGACGTACAAGATCTACATCTTCAAGGTGCTCAAGCAGGTGCACCCGGACATCGGCATCTCCTCCAAGGCCATGTCCATCATGAACTCCTTCATCAACGACATCTTCGAGAAGCTCGCCGGCGAGTCCGCCAAGCTCGCCCGCTACAACAAGAAGCCCACCATCACGTCCCGGGAGATCCAGACCTCCGTCCGCCTCGTCCTCCCCGGCGAGCTCGCCAAGCACGCCGTCTCTGAGGGCACTAAGGCCGTCACCAAGTTCACCTCATCCTAG